A region of the Ornithinimicrobium ciconiae genome:
GGTGAGTTCCTCGGGGTCGAAGCCCTTGGGCAGCAGGTGGGCCGGCATCAGGTCGTAGGAGTAGGCCATCACCTCGCCGTCGGCCAGGATCGTGCGGCGGATCTCCAGGACCTGGGTGTCGCCGGGCACCTCCATCCGCGCGGCTTCCTCGGGCATCACCGCCCGCAGGATGCGGCTGGCATAGACCATGTCGGGCACGTGGCCGTCGGCGCGGATGGACTCGGTGATGGAGTCGAGGCGTTCCAGGCCGGTGCGGACAGCAGGTTGTTCGACAACAAAGGTGCCCACACCGTGTGAGGTCCTGACAAGTCCGAGCGCCTCCAGCTCACGCAGGGCCGCGCGCACCGTGGGCCTGGAGACGCCGAACTGGGAGCCCAGCTCGGTCTCAGGCGGGAGCTTGGAACCCGCTGGGTACTGGCCTGCTGCCAGTGCGCTGCGCAGGTCCTCCGCCACGCGGGAAACGAGGGTGCCGCTGCGGGCCATGCGTCCTCCCAGGAATTCCGGTGCCCGGCTCCCCGGGCTGCTGCCGAAGACACTGTACGCGTCATGGAACGCGATGTGACCAGAATCTATTGACAACCTGTTGCCAGCCGCTTACCTTCAGTTCACAAGTTGTATGACAACGTCGTCCTCCTGAGGAGAAGCATGGTCCTGGCAGTCGAATGGGTCGAGTCCCCGCAACCGAGGATCCGATTGCTCGACCAGACCGTGCTGCCCGCCCAGGAGACCCACCTGGACATCACCACGGTGGACGGCCTGGTCGCCGCCATCCAGAGCCTGGCCGTGCGAGGGGCTCCCGCCCTCGGCGCAGCCGGTGCGCTCGGGGTCGTCGTCGCGATGAACCAGGCCAGCCGCGACGGCTGGGACGAAAGCCGGCTGCAGGCCGAGGTCGACCGCATCCGCCTGGCCCGCCCCACCGCCGTCAACCTCGCCTGGGGCGTGGACCAGGTCCGCGGCGCGATGACCCAGGGCGCCGACCAGGTGCTCATCCTCGCCCGTGGAGTCGTGACCGACGACGAGGCCGCCAACCGCGAGCTCTCCCGCCTCGGCGCGGACTGGATCCTGGAGCGCACCGGCCTGGAGCGGGTGCGCGTGGTGACCCACTGCAACACCGGGGCGCTGGCCACCAGTGCCTGGGGCACGGCATACGGGATCATCCACGAGCTGCACGACCGGGACCGACTCGGCCTGGTCTATGCCGACGAGACCCGCCCCCTCCTGCAGGGGTCCCGGCTGACCAGCTGGGAGCTCACCCAGGACGGCATCGAGCACGTCGTCCAGGTCGACGGAGCCGCACCCAGCACGATCCTGCGCGGGCTGGTCGACGTCGCGATCATCGGCGCCGACCGGATCGTCGCCAACGGCGACACCGCCAACAAGGTCGGATCGGTCTCCCTCGCGCTGGCGTGCGCCCGCGCGGGCATCCCGTTCGTCGTGGCCGCTCCCTCCTCCACCGTCGACCTGGCGACCGCCACCGGCGACGACATCGACATCGAGCAGCGCGACCCCGAGGAGGTCGTCAACTTCGGTGGCCGTCGCACCGCGCCCGAGGGTGCGGTCGGCTTCAACCCTGCCTTCGACGTCACCCCGCACGACCTGATCAGCGCCGTCGTCACCGAGCGCGGCGTGGTCGAACCAGCCAACACCCCCCACCCCACCCTGCTCGCGAGGATCGCGGGCTGAGCAGATCGCAGCCACCGCTGCAAGGAGAGGACAATCATGAGGAACAGCAAGGTTCTTCTGGCAGGACTGCTTGGCGCATCCGTCTTCGCGATGTCCGCGTGCAGCCAGGGCGACGCCGAGGGCGACGCGCCGACTGAGGAGGGCACCACCGCCGAGGCCGCTGATAGCACCGCCGAGGAGGGTGGCAACGCCGACGAGGCGGAGACCTCCGAGGCCGCGGCCGAGGCGCCCGCTCCGTTCGACGGCGACGGTGTCAACATCGCCATCGTCCAGCAGAGCGGTCAGGGCGACTACTTCCAGCAATACCTCAACGGCACCCGCCAGCAGGTCGAGGCGTTGGGTGGTGAGCTCGCCGTCTTTGACGCTCAGGGCGACAACGCGACGCAGGCCTCCCAGCTCGACCAGGCCATCGCCGCCTCCCCCGACGGCATCATCGTGCGCCATGGCTTCCCGGACACGCTGTGCCCGGGCGTCAACAAGGCCATCGAGGCCGGCATCCCGGTCATCATCTATGACGTCGAGATCCAGGAGTGCGCCCCCGACGCCATCCAGACCCAGCAGTCCGACATCGAGATGGCCTCCCTGGTGCTCGACAAGATGGTTGAGGACGTCGGCAGTGACGTCAACGTCGGCTACGTCAACGTCAAGGGCATCGCGCCGCTGGACCGACGCGACGGCGTCTGGGAGGACTACAAGGCAGAGAACAACTGGACCGAGCTGTTCTTCACCGGCACCTACACCAACTCCACCGCCACGGACACTGCGCCGATGGTCAGCAACGCCCTGAAGGCCAACCCGGACGTGGCGGCGATCTATGCCCCCTACGACGAGCTGACCAAGGGCACCCTGTCGGCCCTGGAGCAGAACCCGGACCTGGAGGGCGAGGTCCTGGTCTATGGCGCCGACATCTCCACCGCCGACATCGAGCTGATGAAGGCCGAGGGCAGCCCGTGGGTCGCCACCGGAGCCACCGACCCCAACGCCATCGGCGCTGTGGTCGTGCGCACCCTGGCGCTGCACATGGCCGGTGAGCTGACCGAGACCAAGGTGGAGTTCCCGCCGATCCTGGTCACCGCGGACTTCCTGCGGGAGAACGACGTCAACAACATGGAGGACCTGCGCGCCGTCGAGCCGGCACTCAACATTTCCGACGTCTCCTCCGCCGACTGGATCCCGAGCGTCACCTTCTGATCCGACCACGGGTGGGCGGCGGCCACAGACCGGCCGCCGCCCTCCCGCGCTCGGCAACCACACGGCATACGAGAGAGGCAGGACCACGTGCAGGACGAACCGACGAGCGGCGACACCGGCTCCGGCGACGTGGCCCTGCGCCTGACCGACATCACCAAGGACTTCGGCCCCAACCGAGTCCTCAAGGGCGTCACCATGGACCTGCTGGCCGGGCGGGTCACCGCCCTGCTGGGCGCGAACGGCGCCGGCAAGTCCACCCTCATCA
Encoded here:
- a CDS encoding GntR family transcriptional regulator, with the translated sequence MARSGTLVSRVAEDLRSALAAGQYPAGSKLPPETELGSQFGVSRPTVRAALRELEALGLVRTSHGVGTFVVEQPAVRTGLERLDSITESIRADGHVPDMVYASRILRAVMPEEAARMEVPGDTQVLEIRRTILADGEVMAYSYDLMPAHLLPKGFDPEELTGSLFDFMKQRLNRVPVTAFAEVHAVESNHVGWGSEAATHKLFLLLNQLHHDATGELILYSRTYFIEGRYSFSLVRTV
- the mtnA gene encoding S-methyl-5-thioribose-1-phosphate isomerase, whose translation is MVLAVEWVESPQPRIRLLDQTVLPAQETHLDITTVDGLVAAIQSLAVRGAPALGAAGALGVVVAMNQASRDGWDESRLQAEVDRIRLARPTAVNLAWGVDQVRGAMTQGADQVLILARGVVTDDEAANRELSRLGADWILERTGLERVRVVTHCNTGALATSAWGTAYGIIHELHDRDRLGLVYADETRPLLQGSRLTSWELTQDGIEHVVQVDGAAPSTILRGLVDVAIIGADRIVANGDTANKVGSVSLALACARAGIPFVVAAPSSTVDLATATGDDIDIEQRDPEEVVNFGGRRTAPEGAVGFNPAFDVTPHDLISAVVTERGVVEPANTPHPTLLARIAG
- a CDS encoding substrate-binding domain-containing protein: MRNSKVLLAGLLGASVFAMSACSQGDAEGDAPTEEGTTAEAADSTAEEGGNADEAETSEAAAEAPAPFDGDGVNIAIVQQSGQGDYFQQYLNGTRQQVEALGGELAVFDAQGDNATQASQLDQAIAASPDGIIVRHGFPDTLCPGVNKAIEAGIPVIIYDVEIQECAPDAIQTQQSDIEMASLVLDKMVEDVGSDVNVGYVNVKGIAPLDRRDGVWEDYKAENNWTELFFTGTYTNSTATDTAPMVSNALKANPDVAAIYAPYDELTKGTLSALEQNPDLEGEVLVYGADISTADIELMKAEGSPWVATGATDPNAIGAVVVRTLALHMAGELTETKVEFPPILVTADFLRENDVNNMEDLRAVEPALNISDVSSADWIPSVTF